In Citrus sinensis cultivar Valencia sweet orange chromosome 4, DVS_A1.0, whole genome shotgun sequence, one DNA window encodes the following:
- the LOC102619622 gene encoding uncharacterized protein LOC102619622 produces the protein MTNTKRQETIDDRADQANGDDCVDASSVSSAGVETSTSTVGSREIGLAERLTDIFVDEGDGDLLLQRSDREDRVLQWLQALDMQVMGACRADERLKPLLKSNASNGIVEDRLLAHLSQYFEPSEVCMLARCFCIPLVSIRVGKINKQGTLLCPSTARGNLSLTILPTSDLRLSFIGDDGHSERLLTLSSKSECSAVVIDEIPADNSGRSFLVKSPDGRVAYFWCAEKSKLLGIEFISKMKDLIMRKPSIAELTGISESRLGNLATHLRAYLAGSSSLINARAGCPSSLSPSFVTTSALSDSIPNAQCSSISLKSLRSRSSGTQPLKANSLYQGSLSPRSSSFKEGLPRNSSSLRSAAREKLRRRGDGFSSAVDNLTATLPVTTDEPYLNQSETDSNREAKSCQLSSSFLKSLGKLAVPPISSLASQVPSIGSPLFSPYYCWCPLSSSSLQYPAIPPQLPLSSSSESLSVPPPSSLLSANGSSSLLKSTPPRSLADIPALDFPAFLPDPLVRLQVTSSQQIPTFTPLICDPIVHVPVIDVCSSGQGYLVSAGPAISTTIPPLHAKLVNPLIPEGDSVVENGARETLRLLISSSSQTNPQLMGVLPAVLTSANETQSMFVTGSRGLYCGTRDVDAIGKSIALVSLSANSTIGDAIAGKRCNSLEKLDAKPQDEESKLDTHFKEEMTD, from the exons ATGACGAACACTAAGAGGCAAGAAACGATCGACGATCGTGCAGATCAAGCGAACGGCGACGATTGCGTGGACGCGTCGTCGGTATCTTCGGCGGGCGTCGAGACCTCAACCTCGACCGTCGGATCGCGTGAGATCGGACTGGCTGAGCGATTGACGGACATATTCGTCGATGAAGGAGACGGAGATTTGTTGCTTCAACGTAGCGATCGCGAAGATAGGGTTCTGCAGTGGCTACAGGCTCTGGATATGCAGGTGATGGGAGCTTGTCGAGCCGACGAGAGATTGAAGCCATTGTTAAAGTCTAACGCGTCCAATGGAATCGTCGAAGATAGGTTGTTGGCTCATCTGAGTCAG TATTTTGAGCCGTCGGAGGTTTGTATGCTGGCAAGGTGCTTTTGCATACCGCTTGTTTCAATCCGAGTCGGGAAGATTAACAAGCAGGGAACTCTATTATGCCCATCTACTGCAAG AGGGAATTTAAGCCTTACAATCTTGCCAACATCCGATTTGCGGCTCTCATTCATTGGAGATGATGGTCATTCAGAGAGATTACTTACTTTAAGTAGTAAATCTGAATGCTCTGCTGTTGTAATTGATGAGATCCCTGCAGACAATTCTGGCCGGTCATTCCTTGTAAAGAGTCCAGATGGTAGAGTTGCATACTTCTGGTGCGCTGAAAAGTCTAAGCTTTTGGGAATTGAATTCATTTCAAAG ATGAAGGACTTAATCATGAGGAAACCATCAATTGCTGAATTAACTGGAATCAGTGAGTCACGCCTTGGAAATCTAGCAACGCACCTCCGTGCCTACTTGGCGGGATCATCATCGCTGATCAATGCCCGAGCAGGTTGCCCGAGTTCACTTTCTCCTTCCTTTGTTACCACATCTGCTTTATCTGATTCAATTCCAAATGCTCAATGTTCATCGATATCACTAAAATCCCTCCGATCCCGGAGTTCTGGCACTCAACCATTAAAGGCGAATTCGCTCTACCAGGGTAGCCTTAGTCCGAGATCTAGTTCCTTCAAAGAGGGCCTGCCCAGAAACTCATCCTCCTTAAGAAGTGCTGCTAGAGAAAAATTAAGGCGGCGTGGGGATGGTTTTTCGTCAGCAGTTGACAACCTGACAGCGACTTTACCAGTAACTACTGATGAACCGTACTTGAATCAATCTGAAACTGACAGCAACCGCGAAGCCAAAAGTTGCCAACTTTCTTCAAGCTTTCTGAAATCACTAGGGAAGTTGGCTGTCCCTCCAATTTCAAGCCTCGCATCTCAAGTACCTTCCATTGGATCACCTCTTTTCTCTCCTTACTACTGCTGGTGTCCCCTAAGTTCATCATCACTTCAATATCCGGCTATACCTCCACAACTCCCACTAAGCTCATCAAGTGAGTCACTTTCAGTGCCACCACCTTCTTCTTTATTATCAGCCAACGGATCCTCTAGTTTGTTGAAGTCAACGCCACCACGCAGTCTTGCTGATATTCCTGCACTAGATTTCCCAGCATTCCTGCCTGATCCATTGGTTCGGTTGCAAGTGACAAGTTCTCAGCAGATCCCAACTTTCACGCCTTTAATTTGTGATCCAATTGTTCATGTTCCAGTTATTGATGTTTGCTCATCTGGTCAAGGCTACCTGGTAAGTGCTGGTCCAGCCATTTCAACAACTATCCCTCCTTTGCACGCAAAACTTGTGAACCCTTTGATACCTGAGGGTGATTCTGTGGTGGAAAATGGTGCGAGGGAGACCCTGAGGCTGCTCATTAGCAGTTCAAGCCAGACCAACCCTCAATTGATGGGTGTACTGCCTGCTGTCTTGACCAGTGCTAATGAGACACAGAGTATGTTTGTTACTGGGAGCCGGGGTCTGTACTGTGGAACCAGAGATGTTGATGCAATTGGGAAGAGTATTGCTTTGGTTTCATTGTCTGCAAATTCGACAATAGGAGATGCCATTGCTGGAAAGAGATGCAATAGTCTTGAGAAGTTGGATGCTAAGCCACAGGATGAAGAGAGTAAGCTTGACACTCATTTTAAGGAAGAAATGACAGACTGA
- the LOC107178012 gene encoding uncharacterized protein LOC107178012 yields MAVLVEIQRKNGKKELELIVVLCWTIWYSQNLFIFENKREDSQLSIARAEANMDSFKRIKKPFSKILEKQQRNRKQVWNPPPSGWFKINVDAAMNVKDQMAGLGVIIRNSKGEVVAAAVQKSCFQLSSTHMEAEAVILGIKSAQRAEFSLMIIETDSQEVVDLTLSKKVSITETSWIIADIQESIQSSNQFSIQYTPRECNVTAHDLAKKALEFENSVFWDGSFPPQIVSLFPSFNQ; encoded by the coding sequence ATGGCAGTGCTGGTAGAAATTCAGaggaaaaatggtaaaaaagaGCTGGAATTGATAGTTGTTCTGTGCTGGACCATTTGGTACTCACAGAATCTTTTCATCTTTGAGAATAAGAGAGAAGATTCACAGTTATCAATTGCTAGAGCTGAGGCAAATATGGAttcatttaaaagaattaaaaagccattttcaaaaattctggAAAAGCAGCAAAGGAATAGAAAGCAAGTCTGGAACCCTCCCCCCAGTGGCTGGTTTAAAATTAACGTGGATGCAGCAATGAATGTTAAAGACCAAATGGCTGGGTTGGGTGTGATTATTAGAAATTCTAAGGGAGAGGTAGTGGCAGCTGCAGTCCAAAAATCTTGTTTTCAGCTCAGTAGTACTCACATGGAAGCTGAAGCTGTAATCCTGGGTATTAAGAGTGCTCAGAGGGCAGAGTTCTCCCTAATGATCATAGAAACAGACTCACAAGAAGTGGTAGACTTAACATTGAGCAAGAAAGTCAGCATAACAGAAACCTCCTGGATAATTGCAGACATCCAAGAAAGCATCCAGAGTTCGAATCAGTTTTCAATTCAATATACACCAAGAGAATGTAATGTCACAGCCCATGATTTAGCCAAGAAAGCTTTAGAGTTTGAAAACTCAGTTTTTTGGGATGGATCATTCCCTCCGCAAATTGTGTCCTTATTTCCCAGTTTCAATCAATGA